ACCGCGCCGAGCGCGATCAACCTGGGTCTGGGAAGGGGCATTTCGGGCAAGGAGGGCCTCCAGGCGAACCAGGAACGGGAGTTGACCTGGATCATGGAGGCGCCCTCGGCCTCCGGCAATGGATTCCCCCTGGCGCGGCTGCGTCATGGCACAACTGCGCTACCGCCGGGCCGGAAACGGGCCGGGGCGAGCGAGGCGCGGCCGATCCGGTTGAGGCCGAAGACCAGCAGGACCAGCCCGGCCGTGGCGACGACCTCGCCCAGCCACAGGTGACCGTCGGACCGGTCGTGGGCGGAGAACTTCACCAGCGGCCTCGCGAACATCGCGTCGGCCAGGATCGCCCCGCCGATCGCCCCCGGCGCGAGCTGCGCTCCATCCTCGACTGGCTGGACTTCGCCGGCATCGAAGCCGACGAGCTGACCGTGCACGACCTCGACGACGTGTTCTTCGCCCTGACCCGCTCCACCGTGCCGAGCCAGCCCAGCCAGCCCAAGGAGGCTGTCCGATGAGCTCCCTCTCCCTCGCCGTGCGCGACTATGCTGCGCCACAACCTCCTGCACGCCCGCCGCTACCGTCCCTGACACTGAATCAGCTGCTCACCCCGGTCATGCTGCTGCTTTTCGTCTACCTCTTCGGCGACGTGATGAGCGCCGGCATCGGCAGCGGGGGGCGGACCGGTCCGAGTACATCGCGTATCTCGTCCCCGGCCTCCTGCTGATGACCATCGGCGGCACCACGATCGGGACCGCGGTGTCCGTTGCCCGTGCAGGCCGGTGCCGTACGACGAGAACGGGCCGGGAGGGGCGTCCAGCAGGGCCAGGCCCGGTAGTCCTAGCTCGGACACCAGGGAGCAAGTAAACCGCTGTTGACTTGCTCCTCGGGCTGAAGCCCGAGGATTCTGGCCTTCCCGCCCGAACCCTGTGCCGCTACGCGGCACAGGGTTCGGGCGGGAATCCGTGGCTTCCTGTTTCTTCGCGCTGTGCCGGGACGAGTCCTGGTCTTACCGGCGCTCCGCAGGCTGTCACCGCCCGTCCGGCGGCCGTTTTGACGTTCTTCGCGGCATTGTGGTCCCGGTCGTGGACGGTGCCGCAGGCGGTGCAGGTCCATTCCCGGACGTTCAGGGGCTTGGGGCCGTCTTTGATACCGCAGGCCGAGCAGGTCTGGGAGGTCGGCTCGAACCGGCCGATCTTGACCAGGGTCCGCCCGTACCGGGCCGCCTTGTACTCCAGCATGTTCACGAACGCCGACCATCCGGCGTCATGGACACTCCTGGCCAGCCTGGTGCGCGCGAGTCCTTGGACCGCCAGGTCCTCCACGCCGATCGCTTGGTTGTCGCGGATCAGCTGAGTGGAGAGCTGGTGGTGAAACTCGCGGCGGGCATCGGCCACCTTCGCGTGGGCGCGGGCGACCTTCAGACGGGCCTTGGCCCGGTTCTTCGATCCCTTCTGCTTGCGGGACAGCTCCCGCTGGGCCTTCTTCAGTTTCTTCTCCGCCCGGCGCAGAAACCGAGGAGAGTCGATCTTCGTCCCGTCGGAGAGGACGGCGAAGTGGGTCAGGCCCAGGTCGATGCCGACCGTCTGGTCGGTGCCGGGCATCCGGGCGGCGTCCGCGCCCGGGTCGGTGTCAACGACGAACGAGGCGAAATACCGTCCGGCCGCGTCCTTGACCACGGTGACCGAGGAGGGCCGCGCGGGCAAGGTCCTCGACCACTTCACCTTCACCGCGCCGATCTTCGGGAGGTTCAGCCTCCCGGAACCAGTGATCGACCAGCGGGCATTGGCCGTGAACCGGATCGACTGACGGCTGTCCTTGCGGGACTTGAAGCGGGGCGCACCGGTCTTCGCGCCCTTACGCTCGCCCTTGAGGGAGGCGAAGAAGTTCTTGTAGGCGGCCTCCGCGTCGCGCAGGGACTGCTGGAGCACCACCGAGGAGACCTCGCCCAGCCAGGCCCGTGAAGCGGTCTGCTTCGCGGCGGTGATCAGCTTCTTGGACAACTCGCCGGCCGTCGGGAATGGCTCGCCCGCCCCGCGGGCGTCCTCGCGAGCACGCACGGCATCGTTGAACACGACGCGGGCGCACCCGAACGCCCTGGCCAGCGCGAGGCGTTGGCCAGGTTCCGGGTACAGCCTGAAGGCGTACCGAAGCTGCATGCGGTGATCGTACGAACGAGCGCCGCCCGCTACCAGAGGGAACGTATGAACGGTCGGTACTCCCTTGAAACCAGGCAGGACAGAGCGGGCCGAACGAGGGAGGCGTTGCCCGGCCTCTCCGGATCGGACCCCGTGACGCTCCGCGCCGGCCGTGGTGGCGCCTGCGCTCTCATGCTCCGCAGGACAGCATCCGTGACGCTCCGCGCCACAGTCACAGATTCGCTTCACCACCGGCCTGAAGGCCGATGCACTGCGAATGAATCCCGGTAGCGGTTGCCGACGGCGTGGTGTGTCCGGTCTCCCAAGAGGTATTTGGCCTATGCCGCTGCTGAACTCCCAAACAATGCAGACGTGTTGGCCGCCCCACCGCGTCTCTGCGGTATGTGCATAGTGGCATCGCGCGAGAGCGTCGACCAGGCCTGTGCGGGGACGGCCGATGCGCTTCTTGCCCGGCAGCATCCTTCCCTCGGTCTCGCGGCGCTTGGCGGCGGCGATGCCATCGGCGTGACGTTCGGCGCACAGCTCGTTCTCGTACTCGGCGGCCGCTGCAAGGACGGCGAACATGAACCGGCCTTCACATGCACCACATGGCACCGGGTGGTGCCGCTTGGTGCCATCCGGTGCCGCCCGGCGTCACTCCACGTCCCCAAAAGGCGCTGTGGCAGGGCTGCTCCGGCCCGCGCTGCACCCCGCAATCGGGAACGCCTTACGGTGGGCGCCCCGGCCGTCCCTGGTTCGGCCCCCATGCCACGGTCCAGGCCGCGGTGGTCGAGTGGATCAAGAGCGGCACCTTCAACGGCGCCGCGAACGGCCGCTTCACCGTCAACGAAAGCGGCGTGGCGAACCCCTCCCCGTGACGAGCAGCATCGGACGCTGCATTCGCACTACCGCATCCGACATCACCCGCCAGACCGCGGGTGGCGTCAAGACCAGTCAGCGACGTGCGAGCACGGTCAGAGGTGCCCTCATAGTCCCGTCGGAACGACTCCCGGCCTCGGGCTCTGGCACTTCTTGTGGAGCGGTGACGCTCGGTCAGAAGCTGCGGGGCCCCGCATGTCGATCGCTGTTGGTGTCAGGCGTTCGGCCGCAGTAGCCCCCGCCGTGGCCTGCGAGGCCACGGCGGGGGCAACAGGTGATGAGCCCGGTGGTTCGTCAGATGTCGTACAGGCTGGCGGTAACTGACCCCTCGTCGGTGGAGATGGTGTAGCTGCCAGGGCCCTCGACCGGCACGCAGCCAGGCGGCGAGGACGTCGTCGTCGTTGATGCCGGTGTCGTCCTCGCCCACGAAGGCGCACACCTCGGTGACGGGGTGGTCGACGAACCTCATCTCGTAGGGGGCGGCGTCCGGGTAGCGCGGGAGGGTGGGGGTGTTGATGTCGACGTCCGGGTGTTCCCACAGTGCGGTCTGCTGGCCCCAGGGCGCCTGCAGGCAGACCCTTCCGTAGGGCTCGGGCAGGTCGTTGTTGTCGCTCTCCTTGGGGTTGGAGAAGTCGATCGAGTACACGACGGGTCCAGGTGCCGCCGCCTGTGCAGAGGTGGCAGCCCTGCCGAGCAGCAGCAGTGCTGTCGAGGCAACAGCCGCCAGACGGCCCACGGAATTGAAACGCATTCCCCTCCCCTTTCGCTTTTAGTAGTCATGCGACTACGCAGAGGGGCGATAGGGGAACGATGACGCCCGCTCGTCGGGAGCGATGCTGAAACCACTCAGGGGACTGACGCTGGTGCTCACCTCGCATGCCGTGCGCGTCGCCTGGCCCATCGCGGTCGCACAGCTTCGAGTTCGGGGCAGTTGGCCGGTCTGCAGTGATCGCTGGTCGGGCCGCGGAGGGCTCCGTTCTCAATACCGGGGCGCTAGCGGGAGGTGCGCCGCCCCGGATCGCCCCGAGGGCGGCACGCCGTCATCCTGGAACGTAGGGGGTCTCCCGCGGCCGGAAGGAGCTTCCGATGAAGGCCGTACGAACCCACGATCGTGATGCGGCTGCAGACAGCCTGGTTGTGGAGGAGGCACCATACCCGTACGCGGGCGAGGGCGACGTGATCGTAAAGGTGCACGCTGCCTCCTTCACCCCGGATGAGCTGAGCTGGCCGGCCACCTGGGTCGACCGTGGCGGCAGGGACCGAGCGCCCGTCATTCCGGGACACGAGGTGTCCGGTGAGGTCGCCGAGGTCGCGGTCGGCACCACCGGGCTGTCGGCCGGTCAGCGTGTCATCGGGCTGACCGACTGGAACCGGGACGGCACTCTCGCGGAGTATGTGGCGGTGGAGGCGCGCAATCTGGCTCCGCTGCCTGCGGGAATCGACCACGTGCAGGCGGCGGCTCTGCCGATGCCGGGCCTCACCGCCTGGCAGGGCCTCTTCATACACGGAAGGCTGGAGGCTGGGCAGAGCGTGCTCGTGCACGGTGCGGGAGGAGGCGTGGGAATGGCCGCGACGCAGCTTGCCCGCGAAGCCGGGGCGCGCGTGATCGGGACGGGGCGCGCGGGGAGCCGGGACCGGGTGCTGGAGCTCGGCGCAGAGGTTTTCGTCGACCTCGAACAGCCGGGGTGGGAGGAAGCGGTAGGCCGCGTCGACCTCGTCTTCGATGCCCTCGGCGGGGAGGTACTCGATCGCTCGGCCGCCGTGGTCGGGCCCGGCGGCACGCTGGTGAGCATCGTCCAACCCCCGAACGTGCGGCCCGAGGACGGTCGGGCCATGTATTTCATCGTCGAACCCAACCGTGGTCACCTCCTGGAGATCATCAGCAGGCATCGGGAGGGCTGGCTGCGCCCGGTGGTGGGTGCCGTCCATCCTCTGGACCGTGCGCCGGAGGCGTTCCGCGCGAAGAAGGGAACAGTCGGCAAGACCGTCATCCACGTTGTGTGAGCGCCACACAGCCGGATCAGTGTCCTTGCCGCCAGGAGTACGTACTGGCTTCGCTGCGTGTGTCGTCGTGGCCAGTCTCGCTCGGCTCGTCTGCCCCGGCGCTCGCGGACGTTCTCGACGCGTTCGCTCTGGGTGTGGGGCCCAGAGGGCTCAGCCCAGGTAGAAGTCCTTGCGAGCGGCAACGAACGCCTCGATTGTTTGGGCAGGTACGCCCGTGACGCGCTCGACGTCGTCGGTCGCGCGGTCGTAGCGGTTCTCGCGGTGCAGTCGGGCCATGGTGGCGATGTGCTCTTCGGTGTGTGGCGGCAGGCCCACCTTGGCGAGGACCTCGGCCCGCCACTGGTCCAGCGGCACGTCTACGTAGGACACCGGACGCCCCAACGCCCGTGAGAACTCCTCGGCCATCTCGGTCATGTCGACCGTGCGCGGCCCGGTGAGCTCGTAGACGTGTCCGATGTGCGGGGCCGGGTCGCGGAGCACGGTGGCGACCACTCGGGCGACGTCGTCCACGGCGACGGGCGAGGTGCGCCCGGTGCCGAAGGGCAGCGCGATCGTGCCGTTCTCCCGGATCGACCGTGCCGGCAGCGTGGTGAACAGCGGGTTGTCCAGGAACGATGTCGGCCGGATGTGGACCACCGGCAGGCCCGACCAGTTCAGTACCTGCTCCCCCAGCCAGTGCAGCCGCTGCTGATGCGACTCCGCGGTGCTGGTGGCGGTCATCTGGGACACCGTCATCTGGGACATGTCCACCAGGGCGTCCAGGTTCCCGTGCTCGCGCGCCACGCTGGCCGCCACGGTTGTTGCCAGCAGATGGTCAGGCGATACGGGCATCGCGAAGTACATCCTCCCGACACCCTCCAGCGCTGCCGCGACGCTCTCGGGCCGGGTCAGATCCCCGAGGACGACCTCCGCTCCGAGCCCACGCAGCTGAGCCGCACGTTCGTCGTCGCGGCGGACCATCGCGCGCACGGGCACGTCCTGCGCGCGCAGTTGGTCGAGGACCGTGCGGCCCACGCCACCGGCATTGGCGATGAGAACTAGGTTGCTGGCAACCATCGGTCGCTCTCCTTGTGAGGAGCTGAGTGGGGTCTGATGCCACGTGCGGGGGGGTGTGCAAGGTTTTCGGGAGGTGCGGCCGAGTGCGGCAGGTGCCGAGCGGTTGTGAGGGCCTCTTCCAGCCTAGATAGGACGGCGGGATCCCGCTTGAGGGACGCTGTCTGATGGGGTGGGGCGCGCTGAAGGCCGACGCAGCAGGCGACGAAGGCCGGGTGGCCTTCACTGGCGGTCGGCGGGCGGCTTGGTTGGGCTTGGCAGATATCTCGGCCGCCGCGGTGGGCGTCTGCTCACGCTCAGAAGCGGATCCGATGGGGATCTTCGGGCCAAGGCGATAGGAGCGGGGGTGGCAAGGTGTCCCCCTTGAACCCCTGACCCACCGCTTGTCACCGGCGCAGAGGGGCACCTTTGACGTTTACGAGCATGTACTCTTATTGTCATCTCGTGAGGCCCTGGAGGATGCCATGAACCGTGCGCCGACGAACCGCGGCGACTCGTGCAACAACCTGGCCCTGCGCAAGGCCGCCCGGTACCTCGGCGCGACCTACGACAAGGCCCTGGCCCCGGTCGGTCTTCGTGCGACGCAGTTCAGCATCCTGCAGGTGCTGAGTGTGCACGGAGAAATGACGATCACCAGTCTCGCCGACATGATCGCCATGGACCGCACGACGATGGCCTCGAACCTCAAGCCGCTGGCGCGCGAGGGCCTGGTGACCGTCGAGCCATCGGCGGCCGATCGCCGCGCACGGGTTGTCACCATCACGCCGGAGGGTCTCTCCCGGATGAAGACGGCGCTACCGCGGTGGAAAGCCGTGCAGGCCCGGTTCGAGGACAGCTTCGGCGCCGGAGAGGCAGCCCAACTGCGCGTATCCCTGGAAGCCGTCCTCCACACCGGCTTCGAGCCCTGGGCCGAGTAGGGCACGACTCCCAGAGCGCCACGCTGAGTGCGTGCTCTGTCCGGGAATTGCCGACCCCCACCTCCCGCCGCCACGCCCCACCGGCTCGACGGCGCGATGGGGCCACTGCATGCCGTGTGCCAGTACCGCTCACCGCGCCGACCGCCCGGCCATGACTGGGGCGAGCGCATTTGCCTCACCCCGAATACGAGCATATACTCCTATGTGCCGTCAGGTACGCCGCGCAGCGCACGGTGCAGCGATGTCCGCGTGCCGCGCTTCGACCCAGGCGGCACTTGCCCGCGCGCGGCTCGCGGGCTGACGTAACCCAGGGTGGGTCGGCTCCGCCGACCGTGACCACCTCATGAACCGGTGACGCACAGGGTGCGAGATTCACCGATACCAAGAAAGAAGAACCCCCCACATGGATCTGAAGCTCGAACTCATCGTCCTTCCCGTCTCCGACGTCGATCGGGCCAAGGCCTTCTACGAGAAGCTGGGCTTCCGCCTGGACGTGGACAAGGCCGCCAGTGAGGACTGGCGCGCGGTGCACTTCACCCCGCCCGGCTCCGAGTGCTCGATCATCTTCGGCAAGGGGCTCACCTCCGCCGCCCCCGGCTCGGCCCAGGGCTTGTACCTCATCGTCACCGACATCGAGCAGGCCCACGCGGAGCTCACCGGTCGCGGCATCGAGGTCAGCGAGGTCTTCCACAACGCCGGAGCAGCCATCTTCCAAGGCCACGAGGCCGGAGACGTCACCCACAAGCTCCAGGGCCAGGAACGCCTCGCCGGCCCGCACCCCGAGCGCGCCTCCTACAGCTCCCTTCTCACCTTCAGCGACCCGGACGGCAACGGCTGGGTGCTCCAGGAGGTCACGCAGCGGGCCCCCGGCCGCTGACCCCACGCCAGTCACCCAGAGATGCGACGGCCGTCACCAGCCGGCATGGCGGCCGGCCCCTTTTCAGCCCTGAGGGCAGCACCGGCGCAGGACCGCTGGGCGGAGGTGTACTCCACGCCCAGCGGTCCGGCTGAATGGACCGCCTCGGCCGCGCGTGGCCGTGCGGATCTCCCCGGCGAAGTACCAGCGCACCGTTGGCCAGAGCCGTGCGCCAACATGGCCGAGAGGCGAGCAGGCCCGGCTGGCCTCCCGTGAAGGCGCCGCAGCAGCCCCACAGAGTTACAGGAGCAGTGATGAATGAAGCAGTGAGGAACGAGGCACCCCGCACCTACGACGTGATCGTCATCGGCGCGGGCCCGGTCGGCGAGAACGTCGCCGACCGGGCCCGCGCCGCAGGGCTCAGCACCGCGATCGTGGAGCGCGAACTGCTGGGCGGCGAGTGCTCGTACTGGGCCTGCGACCCGAGCAAGGCGCTGCTGCGGCCGGTGTTGGCACGCGCTGACGCCCGCCGCGTGCCTGGGCTGCGCCAGGCGGTGGACGGGCCGCTGGACGTCGACGCGGTCCTCGCGCACCGCGACAAGATCGCCTCCTACTGGAAGGACGACAGCCAGGTCGACTGGCTGGAGTCGGTCTCCGTCGATCTGATACGCGGCCACGGGCGGCTCGACGGTCCCAAGCAGGTGGCGGTGCAGACCCCGGAGGGCGACACCGTCCATCTGACCGCGCGACACGCCGTCGCCCTCTGCACCGGCACGAGCACGGCCCTGCCCGACATACCCGGGCTCGGCACCGTACGCCCCTGGACCAACCGCGAGGCAACCAGCGCAGGGCGGGTACCCGGCCGGCTGGCCGTGGTCGGCGGCGGTGTGGTGGCCGTCGAGATGGCCACCGCCTGGCAGGCCCTCGGCTCCCAAGTGACCATGCTGGTCCGCGGGGACGGACTGCTTGAGAGGATGGAGCCGTTCGCCGGCGAGCTGGTCGCTGAGGCGCTGCGCGAAGCCGGCGTCGACATCCGGTTGAAAACCTCCGTAGCCTCCCTGGCGCGCGCAGGCGGCGCGGGCGGCGAGGTGCGGATCGCGCTGGCGGACGGCGGGGCGCTGGCCGCGGACGAGATCCTGTTCGCCACCGGCCGAGCCCCGCGCACCGCGGACGTCGGCCTGGAGAACGTCGGCCTCACTCCCGGGGACTGGCTGGCCGTGGACGACACCTGCCGGGTGACCGACGTCGCCGGCGGCTGGCTCTACGCCGTCGGCGATGTCAGCCACCGTGCCCTGCTGACCCATCAGGGCAAGTACCAGGCCCGGATCGCCGGTGCCGCCATAGGAGCCCGCGCCAAGGGAGAGCCGGTCGACGACGCCAGGTGGGGCGCGCACGTCGCGACCGCCGACCACGCGGCCGTACCGCAGGTCGTCTTCACCGACCCGGAGGTCGCGTCCGTCGGCCTGACCACGCGCGAGGCAGAGCGGACCGGGCGCCGGATCGAGGTGGTGGACTACGACCTCGCACGGGTCGCGGGTGCTCACCTGTACGCCGACGGCTATCGCGGTCAGGCCCGCATGCTCATCGACACCGACCGCGGCACCGTGGCCGGGGTCACCTTCGTCGGCTCCGGCGTCGGGGAACTGCTGCACTCGGCCACCATCGCGGTCACGGGAGAGGTGCCGGTGGAAAGGCTCTGGCACGCCGTGCCGGCGTTCCCGACGATCAGCGAAGTCTGGCTCAGGCTGCTGGAGACCTACCGGGACCAGCAGCAGCCAAGCCGGTCGTAGCGAGCTGGCACATCGCCGAACTCGGCCACGTTGGGCACACCGCTGCCAGGCGTGCCTCCCGAACCGGGGCTGACAGGTGCGCCGCAGCGGATGAGCCGGTGTAATCCAGCCCGCTTCCTGGCTCCTTCACGGACCTTGTTCAGGCCGGCGACGGACGCCGACGCCCCTGATCGGTCCCGGCAGCACTACGAACATCTGGTCGTCGTCGACGGCAGGTCGCCCGCGGGTCCACCGCGGCGAAGAATGCGCAGAGACCCGTTGCGGTGAGGAGGAGCGACGCGTTACTGCTCAGATCTGTAGTCGGCGGGGTTTCCATGACGGGTTCTCTCGACGAAGGCTGCCTCGTCCTGGACGACGCGGTTGGCTTCCTCGAACACGCTGAGGACCTGTTCAGCGGGGATGACGGCAGCGCCGGACGCGTCCGCGAACACGTAATCACCCGGGTGGACGGTCACGCCGGACACCACGACCGGCCGGTTGGCCTCGAACGGCGTTACCACATCACCCCCCCATTTGGTCGTCTCCCCCCAGCAGTAGGCGGCGAAGTCGTAACTCGCGATTTGGGGGAAGTCCCGGAGACGACCGTCTGCCAGGATGCCCGCAAGACCGTGTACTGCCACTAGCGAGAGCTTTGCTCCGCCGCCGAGTGATACGTCGGTATGTCCGTTGCTGGCCAGGACCAGCACCCGCCCCTGTGCGCCATCTCCGATGGCGTCATCGAACAGCCGGATGAAATTGAATTGCTCGGCTGGGAGTGTTTCCTCGCATGAAGGGAGATACGAGATCGTCACCGCGGGGCCCAGGAGAACGCGGTCCGGAGTTGGGCTCACCAGGTCGTTGATGTGACACCTGTGGCGGTGTATCCGTCCCATGGCATCGACGACGTCGGGGGTACGTACTTGCGAGGCCAGATCTCGCACGCGGTCGTTCTTGTCTGCCATGGGGCCTCCCGAGCCGACGTGCTGCCTTGTCGTAGGCAGCGGGAACGAAACCAGAGCATTGTGGACAATCGGCGCCATGACGGTAACGCCACGGGCCCTCCGCTCGGTTGCCACATGAGGTGCCTTGCTTCACGGTACCCATAAGCCCCCGAGAATTCCTGAGCACGGGCCGCGGCGTGAATCTCGCAGGAGGTACACGGTCAGCCCCGAGGAAACGGCTCCATCACCCCGCCCCCGCGCGCCGGGCAGCCGCCTGCCGAGATGCTGTGCTGCGCGATGTCCTTAAGAATGGAAACCGCGTACTTCGAAGAATGGGGGCACCGCATGCCCATCGTTTCGCGCGGATTCCACGGCCGAGCACGGGATACACAGCACAGACTGCCTCCTGGGCAGTACGAGACCACCGACTTCCCCGTTCTGTCCGCAGGCCCCACCCCCGCGGTGAACCTTGACGAGTGGGAGTTCACCATCCGCACAGAGGCGGGGGCACGGCACAGCTGGAACTGGGCACAGTTCACGTCGTTGCCCAGCCAGACACCGACCGTTGACCTCCACTGTGTCACCAAGTGGTCGAAGTTCGACACGGAGTGGCAGGGAGTGTCCTTGGACCTCCTTCTGGAGGACGTGGAGACCAGTGCCGACTACGCGCTCGTTCACTCTTACGGCGATTACACCACCAACCTGCCCCTGGAGGACCTTCTCGACGGGCAGGCATGGATCGCGTACCGCTACGACGGCGAGGAACTCGCACCAGAGCACGGCGGCCCCGCCAGGCTGCTGATTCCGCACCTGTACTTGTGGAAGTCCGCCAAGTGGGTGCACGGAATCCAGCTGCTCGACGAGGACGAACGGGGCTTCTGGGAGAGCGTCGGCTACCACAATTATGGGGACCCATGGCGCGAGCAGCGGTATCAAGGCGACTAGGCGACCGGCTGAGCTGGAAGACGGCCCGCCTGGCCGATCGGCGCATCGAGTCCGACGTTGCGCGCACCCTCGTCTTCGAGGTGCCCGGCTGGCCGGGGCATCTGGCGGGGCAGCATGCCGATGTCCGGCTCACGGCGGAGGACGGCTACAGCACACAGCGCAGTTACTCACTGGCGTCGGCACCCGATGGCGAGAGCGTCGAGCTGACCGTCCAGCGTGTCAGTGACGGCGAGGTCTCCCCGTACCTGACGGACGAACTCGCCGTGGGCGACGTGGTGGAATTGCGCGGACCGGTCGGTGGCTGGTTTGTGTGGCGGCCCGAGCAGAAGGAACCGATTCTGCTTGTCGCCGGCGGCTCCGGCCTGGTGCCACTGATGGCGATGATCCGCATGCGCCGCGCGGTCGGCAGCCGTACGCCCTTCCGGTTGGTGTACAGCGTCCGCAGCCCTGAGTACCAGCTCTTCGTATCCGAGTTGAGACGGGACGACCCGGGCCTCGACAAGACGTACCTCTACACCCGCTCCAGCCCACCGCAGTGGCCGCGGCCCCCCGGGCAGATCACCGCTTCGGACCTGTCAAGCGCCGGATGGCCACCGGACTTCGAACCCACTTGCTACGTCTGCGGTTCCACCGGCTTCGTCGAAAAGGCCGCCGGCCTGCTGGTGGCCCTCGGCCACCACCCTGGCCGTATCCGCACCGAGCGTTTTGGGCCCAGCGGATGAGGAGACGCCGGCTGTCGGGGTTCACTCACCTGCGCCGCGCGACGGCCGCCCGTAGCATCGCAGTCGCGCATGCCACCCGCCCGATCGGCGCATGGTTTGCCTAGCCCGCGCTACGGGAGCTCGTCAGTCGCTGTGTCGTCGGTAACGACGTGTACGGCGGCCTCCTCGGCGGAAGCAGCTGCCCCATCGATCCCCACATCCCGAGCGAAGAGGTCCGACTCCGTACCTGGGTCACCAGTCACTCCCTCCCAGGCCACGAGCCGGCCGGCGCGGGCATCTCCGACCTCGTCGTCCAGGAGTTCGCCGTCCGAGTCCAGCAAGTCGCCCAGACCGTCACCCTCCGGGGCAGCCACTTCACCTTGCTCACGGGCCAGCCGCTCCGCGAGCGGCTCCCTTTGGTGCTGCTCCGCCGCTGTCACGCCCCAGCTCCTCACCGCCCAAGGACGCTCTGGCGGCGAGTACCCCTCGTCAAGCGCCGTGGACAGTCCGCGGTCGTCGAGGGTGTCCTCTGCCTCCAGCACGCCTGGATCTTCCTCAACCTCGTCCCGTGTCTCACCGTCCGCCATTTCCCGCTCCTCGGAGATCGCACGATCGCGTCTGGGATCCACAACCACGATTCCACTGAACAGACCGCGCGACGATTCTTCACTTCACAGGTCGGGGCCGCCCACTTCGACGGGATCTGTGCTTGCCCTGCTCTCTCAGGGGTATGGCTCGGACCCCACTGCGCGACTTCCTGCGGACGGAAACCGGCAGTGCCGCGCGCCGCCTTCGCGGAGCCAAGTTCTACCTCGTTGTCCATAATGGGAGGTGGACCCACCAGTGGCCGGGCGCCATCTGGCGATGTCTCAGAGTGACCAGTTCCTGTATAGCGGCGAGAGCCCAGCGGTCACCGCGCTCCGTATACAGACGCGCCCCCTGTGGTCTGCCCGCCCGCGTTCGGTCTCCTCCTGAGACACGCCCATGATCCCGGCCCCGTATGCCCGGGCGCATCGGCACAAGAGGGAGCTCTGAATCTCCATGACCCTGACCCCTGACTTCCTCGACGGCAACGCCGCCGCCGGGGACCTCGAGTCCCTGTTCGGCACCGACATGACCATGGCTACTGGACGATGCCACGGCTGCGGTGAACAGATGGCGCTTGCCCAAACGCACGCCTACCTCGACGGTCCCGGAATGGTGCTGCGCTGTCCCGGCTGCGACGGCGTTCTGCTTCGCCTGGTCCGCTCCCCCGCCGAGATGTGGCTCGACGCCAGCGGACTGGATTACCTCAAGATCCCCACACCGGCATGACGTACGACGTGGCCGAGGTTCACGGGGC
This genomic interval from Streptomyces dengpaensis contains the following:
- a CDS encoding sulfite oxidase-like oxidoreductase — encoded protein: MPIVSRGFHGRARDTQHRLPPGQYETTDFPVLSAGPTPAVNLDEWEFTIRTEAGARHSWNWAQFTSLPSQTPTVDLHCVTKWSKFDTEWQGVSLDLLLEDVETSADYALVHSYGDYTTNLPLEDLLDGQAWIAYRYDGEELAPEHGGPARLLIPHLYLWKSAKWVHGIQLLDEDERGFWESVGYHNYGDPWREQRYQGD
- a CDS encoding ferredoxin reductase; translated protein: MARAAVSRRLGDRLSWKTARLADRRIESDVARTLVFEVPGWPGHLAGQHADVRLTAEDGYSTQRSYSLASAPDGESVELTVQRVSDGEVSPYLTDELAVGDVVELRGPVGGWFVWRPEQKEPILLVAGGSGLVPLMAMIRMRRAVGSRTPFRLVYSVRSPEYQLFVSELRRDDPGLDKTYLYTRSSPPQWPRPPGQITASDLSSAGWPPDFEPTCYVCGSTGFVEKAAGLLVALGHHPGRIRTERFGPSG
- a CDS encoding DUF5709 domain-containing protein; its protein translation is MADGETRDEVEEDPGVLEAEDTLDDRGLSTALDEGYSPPERPWAVRSWGVTAAEQHQREPLAERLAREQGEVAAPEGDGLGDLLDSDGELLDDEVGDARAGRLVAWEGVTGDPGTESDLFARDVGIDGAAASAEEAAVHVVTDDTATDELP
- a CDS encoding DUF6510 family protein, which translates into the protein MTLTPDFLDGNAAAGDLESLFGTDMTMATGRCHGCGEQMALAQTHAYLDGPGMVLRCPGCDGVLLRLVRSPAEMWLDASGLDYLKIPTPA